The Hyphomonas sediminis genome contains a region encoding:
- a CDS encoding FAD-binding oxidoreductase → MTQTLPPAFLAAVKDLLGPKGWSEDPEKRDAASTPWRGTYKGETPLIVRPASTAEAAALVKLCAQHGVAMTPQGGNTGLIDGGTPHGEVCVSMTRMNALREVDPFNNSMTIEAGATLVTAQQAAEDASRLFPLSLGSEGTATIGGLISTNAGGVAVLRYGMMRDLILGLEVVLPSGEVWDGLSGLRKNNTGYDLKHLFAGAEGTLGLITAATLKLFPQVESASAWVICSTTDDVVKLLALVRGRVGDSVTSFEIIPGNAVDMVVADIPTARDPMPSNAPWRVLMDISQTDGAYARSLLEGALEAAMEEGLIQDAVIAESETQAKAFWHIRETIPLSKRAYGTALNQDIAVPVSRIPAFIEACNAAVRGVLPTADFVIFGHVGDGNLHYSVVEAAGADAPLLKAKEAAVTRVIFDTVMAYGGSISAEHGVGRLKRDELARLRPPAATDAMRAIKRALDPQGIMNPGRVVTV, encoded by the coding sequence ATGACACAGACATTGCCCCCCGCTTTCCTTGCCGCCGTCAAAGACCTGCTTGGCCCGAAAGGCTGGAGCGAAGACCCGGAAAAGCGCGACGCAGCATCAACGCCCTGGCGGGGCACCTACAAAGGCGAAACGCCGCTGATCGTGCGGCCGGCCTCAACGGCGGAAGCCGCCGCGCTGGTGAAACTCTGCGCGCAGCATGGCGTGGCGATGACCCCGCAGGGCGGCAATACCGGCCTGATCGATGGCGGCACGCCGCATGGCGAGGTTTGCGTTTCGATGACGCGGATGAATGCCCTGCGCGAGGTGGACCCGTTCAACAATTCGATGACGATTGAGGCGGGCGCCACACTGGTAACCGCGCAGCAGGCCGCCGAGGATGCCAGCCGTCTGTTCCCGCTCTCGCTTGGCTCTGAAGGCACAGCCACCATCGGGGGCCTCATCTCGACCAATGCCGGCGGCGTTGCCGTGCTGCGTTATGGCATGATGCGCGACCTGATCCTTGGCCTGGAAGTGGTGTTGCCCTCCGGCGAAGTGTGGGACGGTCTGTCCGGCCTTCGGAAGAACAATACCGGATACGACCTGAAACACCTTTTCGCCGGGGCCGAAGGCACGCTGGGCCTCATCACGGCGGCAACGCTGAAACTCTTTCCGCAGGTGGAAAGCGCGAGCGCCTGGGTGATCTGTTCGACTACGGATGATGTGGTGAAACTGCTGGCGCTGGTGCGCGGGCGGGTGGGCGACTCGGTGACGAGTTTCGAGATCATCCCCGGCAATGCCGTGGACATGGTGGTGGCCGATATTCCCACCGCGCGCGATCCGATGCCCTCGAACGCGCCCTGGCGCGTGCTGATGGATATTTCGCAGACGGACGGCGCCTATGCGCGCAGCCTTCTGGAAGGCGCGCTGGAAGCGGCGATGGAAGAGGGCCTGATACAGGACGCCGTGATTGCCGAAAGCGAAACGCAGGCCAAAGCCTTCTGGCATATCCGCGAGACGATCCCGCTGTCCAAGCGCGCCTATGGCACCGCGCTGAACCAGGACATTGCCGTGCCGGTGAGCCGCATTCCCGCCTTCATCGAGGCCTGCAATGCGGCGGTGCGCGGCGTTCTGCCAACGGCGGATTTCGTGATCTTCGGCCATGTGGGCGATGGCAATTTGCACTATTCGGTGGTGGAAGCCGCCGGGGCGGACGCGCCACTTCTGAAAGCGAAGGAAGCGGCCGTGACGCGCGTGATCTTTGACACCGTGATGGCCTATGGCGGCTCCATCTCTGCCGAGCATGGCGTGGGCCGCCTGAAGCGCGACGAACTCGCCCGCCTGCGCCCGCCCGCCGCGACGGACGCCATGCGCGCCATCAAGCGGGCGCTGGACCCACAGGGCATCATGAACCCAGGCCGGGTTGTGACTGTCTGA
- a CDS encoding serine hydrolase domain-containing protein — protein sequence MINRRSVLTGLSGLALAACAHRGALHIPASSARRRIEDLVLSAIVPAAGLVVRQHGEIIFAHAEGRAQGAGGEAGAVSFTPDTAMRIASVSKLAVALTVHRLAAAGGIDPDADIRSMFSPALINPHFPDAAITLNHLLSHTAGLEDPDVYWRALPGRTEDLFTQGMWRTPDWGVPGKGFRYANFGYGLAAHVLEVQTGVRFDRLAAREVLGPLGLDAGFNWSGVSLAQRSLGATLYSRAAEEGWQVEVDGPGALTALKPAVLIEDGYSLADYKTGTNGTLFSPQGGLRASLLDMAALARAAAAVPALATPLWRHDAAWPNGDDEAGYFETFAAGAQVHEAAASPIPGVTLIGHHGEAYGLYSGAFHAPALDAEIAFAVTGTSQAGTARAPRHPVMVEATAPLWAAAEGLLAAL from the coding sequence ATGATCAACCGCCGCTCCGTTCTCACTGGCCTTTCCGGCCTCGCGCTTGCTGCCTGCGCCCATCGGGGCGCCTTGCATATTCCCGCGTCATCTGCGCGCCGCCGGATTGAGGATCTCGTTCTTTCCGCCATCGTGCCCGCCGCAGGGCTCGTGGTGCGCCAGCATGGAGAGATCATATTCGCGCATGCCGAAGGCCGCGCGCAGGGCGCCGGCGGCGAGGCAGGCGCTGTTTCCTTCACGCCTGACACGGCGATGCGGATTGCGTCTGTCTCAAAGCTAGCGGTGGCCCTCACCGTCCATCGTCTTGCCGCCGCCGGGGGGATCGATCCGGATGCAGACATTCGATCTATGTTTTCCCCGGCGCTCATCAATCCGCATTTCCCGGATGCGGCCATCACGCTCAATCACCTGCTCAGCCATACAGCCGGGCTGGAAGACCCGGACGTTTACTGGCGCGCCCTGCCGGGCCGCACGGAAGACCTGTTCACGCAAGGCATGTGGCGCACGCCCGATTGGGGGGTGCCTGGCAAAGGCTTCCGCTATGCCAATTTCGGCTATGGCCTCGCCGCACATGTTCTTGAGGTGCAGACCGGCGTTCGGTTTGATCGTCTGGCTGCGCGCGAGGTGCTTGGCCCCCTTGGCCTTGACGCTGGCTTCAACTGGTCAGGCGTTTCGCTGGCACAGCGCAGCCTTGGCGCGACACTTTACAGCCGCGCGGCGGAGGAAGGATGGCAGGTGGAAGTGGATGGGCCCGGCGCGCTGACCGCCTTGAAGCCAGCTGTGCTTATCGAGGATGGCTATTCGCTCGCTGACTATAAAACCGGTACCAATGGTACGCTGTTCAGCCCGCAGGGCGGCCTGCGGGCGAGCCTTCTGGACATGGCTGCGCTCGCTCGCGCAGCCGCAGCGGTCCCCGCTTTGGCAACGCCTCTCTGGCGCCATGATGCGGCCTGGCCCAATGGCGATGATGAAGCAGGTTATTTCGAGACGTTCGCAGCGGGCGCGCAGGTGCATGAAGCGGCCGCCTCGCCCATTCCCGGCGTCACGCTCATCGGCCATCATGGCGAAGCCTACGGACTTTATTCCGGCGCCTTCCACGCGCCTGCGCTCGACGCCGAAATCGCTTTTGCTGTTACGGGCACGTCCCAAGCGGGCACGGCCCGCGCGCCGCGTCATCCGGTGATGGTGGAGGCAACCGCTCCGCTCTGGGCGGCGGCGGAGGGCTTACTCGCCGCTCTCTGA
- the mutL gene encoding DNA mismatch repair endonuclease MutL: MADSAYPRPTIRKLPADVVNRIAAGEVVERPAAAVKELVENSLDAGARNIAISIEEGGLKRITIEDDGCGLSAGDLLIALERHATSKLAPDTEGRVDLLNIFTMGFRGEALPSIASVSRMRIVSRAAGEEAAEIFSEAGRLDGPRPAAFTGRSATGTRIDVNDLFHATPARLKFMRGERAETMAVTDAVKRLAMANPEIGFTLESNGRNLFRYGGEAAGDAGRLKRLGAIMGREFSDNAVSVDATREGVRLSGFAGLPTLNRGNAQMQFLFVNGRPVKDRMLTGVVRAAYQDFLARDRHPMVALFVDLDPEGVDVNVHPAKTEVRFRDAGGVRGLMVSALRHALAAAGHRASTTVAGYALGKARAEPEPQAGFLWQAPQTGGYVQRPVMPPQSYAPRHVEEDAADAPYAPRVFVPEPGAPEAAPAAQVVNAPLPAPGALAEYPLGAARAQVHETYIIAQTADGIVIVDQHAAHERLVYEAMKRQMAEGGVRRQALLIPDIVELSEDEADRVTARAEELAALGLEIEPFGPGAVAVRATPALFGEMDAAGLIRDLADDFAEYEAGLTLSERFEEVMGNMACRSSIRAGRRLAADEMNALLRQMEATPHSGQCNHGRPTYVELKLADIERLFGRRG; the protein is encoded by the coding sequence ATGGCTGATTCTGCTTATCCCCGCCCGACGATCCGCAAACTCCCTGCCGATGTGGTCAACCGCATCGCAGCTGGTGAGGTTGTCGAGCGTCCTGCTGCTGCCGTGAAGGAGCTTGTGGAAAACTCCCTTGATGCCGGCGCGCGCAATATCGCCATCTCGATTGAGGAAGGCGGCCTGAAGCGCATCACCATCGAGGATGATGGCTGCGGCCTCTCCGCCGGCGATCTGCTGATTGCCCTGGAGCGTCACGCCACCTCCAAGCTCGCGCCCGATACCGAAGGCCGGGTGGACCTGCTCAACATCTTCACCATGGGATTTCGGGGCGAGGCGTTGCCCTCCATCGCCTCGGTCAGCCGCATGCGCATCGTCTCGCGCGCCGCCGGTGAAGAGGCGGCCGAGATCTTCTCCGAGGCTGGCCGCCTGGATGGTCCCCGTCCCGCCGCCTTCACAGGCCGCAGCGCGACCGGCACGCGCATCGACGTGAACGATCTATTCCACGCAACGCCTGCGCGTCTCAAATTCATGCGCGGCGAGCGCGCCGAGACGATGGCCGTCACCGATGCCGTCAAGCGGCTCGCCATGGCCAATCCCGAAATCGGCTTCACCCTTGAAAGCAATGGCCGCAACCTCTTCCGCTATGGCGGCGAAGCGGCAGGCGATGCGGGCCGGCTGAAACGCCTCGGCGCGATCATGGGCCGGGAGTTTTCGGACAATGCCGTCTCGGTCGACGCAACCCGCGAGGGCGTCCGCCTATCCGGTTTTGCCGGCTTGCCCACGCTCAATCGCGGCAATGCGCAGATGCAGTTCCTGTTCGTCAATGGCCGCCCGGTGAAAGACCGGATGCTGACGGGCGTTGTCCGCGCCGCCTATCAGGATTTCCTGGCGCGGGATCGCCATCCGATGGTGGCCCTGTTTGTCGATCTCGATCCGGAAGGCGTGGACGTGAACGTCCACCCGGCCAAGACCGAAGTGCGCTTCCGCGATGCGGGCGGCGTGCGCGGGCTTATGGTTTCGGCGCTACGCCATGCGCTGGCCGCTGCCGGTCACCGCGCCTCCACAACCGTTGCCGGTTACGCACTCGGCAAGGCGCGCGCCGAGCCCGAGCCGCAGGCGGGCTTCCTCTGGCAGGCGCCGCAGACGGGCGGCTATGTCCAGCGCCCGGTGATGCCGCCGCAATCCTATGCGCCGCGCCATGTCGAGGAAGACGCAGCGGATGCGCCTTACGCGCCGCGCGTCTTTGTGCCGGAGCCTGGCGCCCCGGAAGCAGCGCCCGCCGCGCAAGTGGTGAACGCCCCGCTCCCCGCGCCCGGCGCGCTGGCGGAGTATCCGCTCGGCGCGGCCCGCGCGCAGGTTCATGAAACCTATATCATTGCTCAAACGGCGGACGGTATCGTCATCGTTGACCAGCATGCTGCGCATGAGCGCCTCGTCTATGAGGCGATGAAGCGGCAGATGGCCGAAGGCGGTGTGCGCCGTCAGGCTCTGCTGATCCCGGATATCGTTGAGCTGTCAGAAGACGAAGCCGATCGCGTCACTGCCCGCGCCGAGGAACTCGCGGCCTTGGGCCTCGAGATCGAACCCTTTGGCCCCGGCGCAGTCGCCGTACGCGCAACGCCCGCGCTCTTTGGCGAGATGGATGCCGCCGGCCTCATCCGCGATCTGGCGGACGACTTTGCTGAGTATGAGGCCGGGCTCACCCTGTCTGAACGGTTTGAGGAAGTGATGGGCAACATGGCTTGCCGGTCCTCCATCCGCGCCGGGCGCCGCCTCGCGGCAGACGAGATGAACGCCCTGCTGCGCCAGATGGAGGCAACGCCTCATTCCGGCCAGTGCAATCACGGCCGGCCCACCTATGTAGAACTGAAGCTGGCAGACATTGAGCGCCTGTTCGGCCGCAGAGGATAG
- a CDS encoding HAD family hydrolase, whose product MEFSALIFDCDGVLVDSEAIAIQAERDLLRSWGLDYGFEAFVSRFVGLHNRDFYAALAADAARLGVMLPEGFGQQLQANNWARYEAELTAIEGVADAVAAFGGPLAVASSSEAAKLVRKLEITGLHDLFMPHIYSSDLVTHGKPAPDLFLLTAEKLSAAPEGCLVIEDSVNGVTAARAAGMTAWGFTGGGHADAELAARLTDAGAHAVYATHAEIATALRGR is encoded by the coding sequence ATGGAATTCAGCGCCCTGATTTTCGATTGCGATGGTGTGCTGGTCGATTCCGAAGCGATTGCCATTCAGGCCGAGCGAGATCTGCTGCGCAGCTGGGGCCTGGATTACGGGTTCGAAGCCTTCGTCTCCCGCTTCGTTGGCCTGCATAACCGGGACTTTTACGCAGCCCTGGCTGCGGATGCGGCGCGCCTTGGCGTGATGCTTCCGGAAGGCTTCGGGCAGCAATTGCAGGCAAACAACTGGGCGCGCTATGAAGCGGAGCTGACCGCTATTGAAGGCGTTGCCGACGCAGTCGCCGCATTTGGCGGGCCGCTTGCCGTCGCCTCATCCTCCGAAGCCGCAAAGCTCGTCCGCAAGCTGGAAATTACCGGCCTCCACGATCTCTTCATGCCGCATATCTATTCGTCGGATCTCGTGACGCATGGCAAACCCGCGCCTGATCTTTTCCTTCTGACAGCGGAGAAACTTTCGGCGGCGCCGGAAGGCTGCCTTGTGATTGAAGATAGCGTCAATGGCGTGACAGCGGCGCGCGCGGCCGGAATGACCGCCTGGGGCTTTACCGGTGGTGGCCATGCCGATGCGGAGCTTGCCGCGCGTCTCACCGATGCGGGGGCACATGCGGTCTATGCCACGCATGCCGAAATTGCCACCGCGCTGCGCGGGCGCTAG
- a CDS encoding FMN-binding negative transcriptional regulator encodes MHPSPRFRETDPALLLERISAHPFALVSVNGPGAPLAAHTPVIAEIDEHGPRLRFHLSAANPVTRALLDGAPALIVFTGPHAYISPDWYGDVPDQVGTWNYLSVEAAGEAIPFDREDAAAFLDDLSAVFEATLLPKPPWTRSKMNPAAFEALLNGIRAFEMRPQRLEGITKLSQNKNATMRAGVIKALDAQPESAGIATAMRALEE; translated from the coding sequence ATGCACCCATCGCCCCGATTTCGTGAAACCGATCCGGCGCTCCTGCTGGAGCGGATTTCGGCCCACCCGTTTGCGCTGGTGAGTGTGAACGGGCCGGGGGCGCCGCTGGCGGCGCATACGCCGGTGATCGCGGAAATAGACGAGCACGGGCCGCGCCTGCGATTTCACCTGTCTGCGGCAAACCCGGTGACCCGCGCCCTGCTCGACGGCGCGCCGGCGCTGATCGTGTTCACCGGGCCGCATGCCTATATCTCGCCAGACTGGTATGGCGACGTGCCCGATCAGGTGGGCACCTGGAATTACCTTTCGGTAGAGGCGGCAGGCGAGGCGATCCCCTTTGACCGGGAAGACGCAGCGGCCTTTCTGGACGACCTTTCCGCCGTATTCGAAGCCACCCTTCTGCCCAAACCGCCCTGGACGCGCAGCAAGATGAACCCCGCCGCCTTTGAAGCGCTGCTGAACGGCATCCGCGCCTTCGAGATGCGCCCGCAAAGGCTGGAGGGCATCACCAAGCTCAGCCAGAACAAGAACGCAACCATGCGCGCGGGCGTGATCAAGGCGCTGGACGCCCAGCCCGAAAGCGCCGGAATTGCCACTGCGATGCGGGCGCTGGAAGAATAG
- a CDS encoding endonuclease/exonuclease/phosphatase family protein, translating into MVWYTDLRNRRLFSEAESDWTSRRLLELRAQLASPAPRGVPRRTKDSSLIIGTWNIRDFDNNKFRHGPRRRESLHYIAEILSAFDVCAIQEVNEDLGPLKDVIRLMGPGWDFITTDVTTGASGNRERMCFVYDSRKVRFRNIVGEIVLPKHALLPGEQQFARTPFMVSFQAGWFKFSLCTVHIYFGEVAKGSEGYARRVSEIEYIAKEMASRAERENENYILLGDFNIKNPMDETMGALTKAGFQLPPEQYPSNLLGTHYYDQISFRTRKNELTFLSSGAFDWNQSIYRPDHYEHYAPILPARHRDLKPDGAPRDAGKDKDYYSKRWLTWQISDHLPLWVELAIDFSDAHLLKNVKPEFEADNAPAQVEMTEEETPVEAPPVPAEPVRPLKKKRRAPKVAAPEKQGTLAPTPRLSFAEGWRIFWWVAGGGADRLRKAKAEAKKGGKARKASKSVAKKEG; encoded by the coding sequence ATGGTCTGGTATACCGACCTCCGGAACCGGAGATTGTTTTCCGAAGCTGAAAGCGATTGGACCTCGCGCCGCCTGCTGGAACTGCGTGCGCAGCTTGCTTCGCCCGCGCCGCGCGGCGTGCCCCGCCGGACAAAAGATTCCAGCCTCATCATCGGCACCTGGAACATACGGGATTTCGACAATAACAAGTTCCGCCACGGCCCCCGCCGCCGCGAAAGCCTGCATTACATTGCCGAGATACTCTCCGCCTTCGATGTGTGCGCCATTCAGGAGGTCAACGAAGATCTCGGGCCTCTGAAGGATGTGATCCGCCTTATGGGACCTGGCTGGGATTTCATCACCACCGATGTGACCACCGGCGCCAGCGGCAACCGCGAACGGATGTGTTTCGTGTATGACAGCCGGAAGGTCCGCTTCCGGAATATCGTCGGCGAAATCGTCCTGCCAAAACACGCCCTGTTGCCCGGCGAGCAGCAATTTGCGCGCACGCCCTTCATGGTTAGCTTCCAGGCAGGCTGGTTCAAATTTTCGCTGTGCACGGTACACATTTATTTCGGTGAAGTGGCGAAGGGAAGCGAGGGCTATGCCCGCCGCGTTTCCGAGATCGAATACATCGCCAAGGAAATGGCCAGCCGCGCCGAGCGGGAGAACGAGAATTATATCCTGCTGGGCGATTTCAACATAAAAAACCCGATGGACGAGACGATGGGCGCGCTGACCAAGGCGGGGTTCCAGCTGCCGCCGGAGCAGTATCCATCAAACCTTCTGGGGACGCACTATTACGACCAGATTTCCTTCCGCACCCGCAAGAACGAACTGACATTCCTGTCTTCCGGTGCGTTCGACTGGAACCAGTCAATCTATCGCCCCGATCATTACGAACATTATGCGCCCATCTTACCGGCACGCCACCGCGACCTGAAGCCGGATGGCGCCCCGCGCGACGCCGGCAAGGACAAGGATTACTATTCCAAGCGCTGGCTGACCTGGCAGATATCCGACCATTTGCCGCTCTGGGTGGAGCTGGCGATCGACTTCTCGGACGCACACCTCCTCAAGAATGTAAAACCGGAATTCGAAGCGGATAACGCACCGGCACAGGTGGAGATGACGGAGGAGGAAACGCCCGTGGAGGCGCCGCCCGTTCCGGCAGAGCCCGTCCGCCCCCTGAAGAAAAAACGCAGGGCACCAAAGGTGGCCGCCCCCGAGAAGCAAGGCACGCTGGCGCCGACACCGAGGCTGAGTTTTGCCGAAGGCTGGCGCATCTTCTGGTGGGTTGCCGGTGGCGGCGCCGACAGGTTGCGCAAGGCAAAGGCCGAAGCCAAGAAGGGCGGAAAGGCCCGCAAAGCAAGCAAGAGCGTTGCAAAGAAAGAGGGTTGA
- the xseA gene encoding exodeoxyribonuclease VII large subunit: protein MPDSPSTNQPELSVSELAASLKRTIETNYDHVTVRGELGRVTIAKSGHMYADLKDDKAVLNTIMWRGQVDRLTFRPEEGLEVVATGRLSTYEGRSSYQLIATTMRPAGAGALMQLLEERKKKLAAEGLFDAKHKKPIPYMPRTIGVITSPTGAVIRDILHRIRDRFPVRVIVWPALVQGDQAAAQVTAGIRGFNAMTGADRPDVLIVARGGGSIEDLWPFNEEIVVRAAFESEIPLISAVGHETDTTLIDYVSDRRAPTPTGAAEIAVPVRTELMLSVGESGQRLKRALTRSLSRARDKLGSARLPRPESLLQSKRQRLDYAAASLPKAALALTQRARLKLSRLQLSPATLRTEIRAQRQRLRDSAVRARPALMRLIDQKKAALTAEGKLLETLSYQATLKRGYVIVRDTSGQIVRNSGQARTLEVMRVTFADGDVTAAPFEGDTPPPAPEKPRSAARAKKGEQGDLF from the coding sequence ATGCCTGACTCTCCCTCGACCAATCAGCCCGAACTGTCCGTCTCCGAGCTTGCCGCAAGCCTGAAGCGGACAATCGAGACCAATTACGACCATGTGACCGTGCGCGGCGAGCTGGGCCGGGTGACCATCGCCAAGTCCGGCCACATGTATGCCGACCTGAAAGACGACAAGGCCGTCCTTAACACCATCATGTGGCGCGGGCAGGTCGACCGGCTGACCTTCCGGCCGGAGGAGGGTCTGGAAGTTGTCGCCACCGGGCGCCTGTCGACTTATGAGGGCCGCTCCTCCTACCAGCTGATCGCCACGACGATGCGCCCGGCTGGCGCCGGCGCGCTGATGCAGCTGCTGGAAGAGCGCAAGAAGAAACTGGCCGCCGAAGGCCTGTTCGACGCCAAGCACAAGAAGCCCATCCCCTATATGCCGCGCACGATCGGGGTGATCACGTCTCCCACCGGCGCCGTGATCCGGGATATCCTCCACCGTATCCGCGACCGTTTCCCCGTGCGCGTCATTGTCTGGCCTGCCCTTGTCCAGGGCGATCAGGCCGCCGCCCAGGTGACGGCCGGCATTCGCGGCTTCAACGCCATGACAGGCGCGGACCGCCCGGACGTGCTGATCGTCGCGCGGGGCGGCGGGTCGATTGAAGACCTCTGGCCATTCAATGAGGAGATCGTCGTCAGGGCCGCTTTCGAGAGCGAAATCCCTCTGATTTCAGCGGTTGGCCACGAAACCGATACGACCCTGATCGACTACGTCTCCGACCGCCGCGCGCCGACACCGACCGGGGCCGCCGAGATTGCCGTGCCGGTTCGCACAGAGCTGATGCTGAGCGTGGGCGAATCCGGCCAGCGGCTAAAACGTGCCCTAACCCGCAGTCTTAGCCGCGCCCGTGACAAGCTCGGCTCCGCGCGCCTGCCGCGGCCAGAAAGTCTCTTGCAATCAAAACGTCAGCGGCTCGACTATGCCGCCGCCAGCCTGCCGAAAGCCGCGCTGGCGCTGACCCAGCGAGCACGCCTCAAGCTCTCCCGCCTACAGCTTTCCCCCGCCACGCTGCGCACCGAGATCCGCGCCCAGCGCCAGCGCCTGCGGGACAGCGCCGTGCGCGCCCGGCCCGCCCTGATGCGCCTGATCGACCAGAAGAAGGCCGCACTGACCGCCGAGGGCAAACTTCTTGAAACCCTGTCCTACCAGGCCACGCTGAAGCGCGGATACGTCATTGTGAGGGACACTTCGGGACAGATTGTGCGCAATTCGGGACAAGCAAGGACACTTGAGGTCATGCGCGTGACATTTGCAGACGGCGATGTGACAGCGGCGCCGTTTGAAGGCGACACCCCGCCACCCGCGCCGGAAAAACCCAGATCCGCCGCCCGCGCCAAAAAAGGAGAACAGGGCGACCTGTTCTAG
- a CDS encoding c-type cytochrome → MRFSAAASIALIAALALAACGGSGPAPEAPAEPAASTTPATTAAPATPAVAPGEPSPEFANLPAPYNTANYAVGARTWKLCQSCHLTQEGAGNLVGPNLHGIFGRQVAAAPDFAYSPALAAESFIWTPEQLDHWLQNPRTFVPGNRMSFAGVRKESDRLGVIAYLMIETGYQPETAPAEETAPE, encoded by the coding sequence ATGCGCTTTTCCGCTGCCGCCTCGATCGCCCTGATTGCCGCCCTCGCCCTTGCTGCCTGCGGCGGCTCCGGACCTGCGCCGGAAGCGCCTGCCGAACCGGCCGCCTCCACCACCCCGGCAACCACGGCGGCGCCTGCCACACCAGCCGTCGCGCCGGGCGAGCCGAGCCCGGAATTCGCCAACCTGCCCGCCCCTTACAACACCGCCAATTACGCGGTCGGCGCGCGGACCTGGAAACTCTGCCAATCCTGCCACCTCACCCAGGAAGGGGCGGGGAACCTTGTTGGCCCGAACCTGCATGGCATCTTTGGCCGGCAGGTCGCTGCGGCGCCTGACTTTGCCTATTCGCCGGCCCTGGCCGCCGAGAGCTTCATCTGGACTCCGGAACAGCTCGACCACTGGCTGCAGAACCCGCGTACCTTTGTGCCGGGTAACCGGATGAGCTTTGCCGGCGTCCGCAAGGAAAGCGACCGTCTGGGCGTGATCGCCTATCTGATGATCGAGACCGGCTACCAGCCCGAGACTGCCCCGGCAGAAGAAACCGCTCCGGAATAA
- a CDS encoding tetratricopeptide repeat protein: MANTRILSGKAFLGGLAALAVLALQPAHAQGGLPPGAENWPAQCEAGDIDACINQGIRLLQGIETPVDLPGAARFASKACQLGSPDDCQIAWELYSGAHPDYAGDTARMVTVGAVACDRGLSTPCSDAALRLFTGDGVPKNVELALPVYAKACDLQDALACAILATEYLDGDQGTEINAEQAVIYGKKGCALGQPDSCRVVEAAYMLPDYSTFEPKAGLEYALANCTDGSKESCVNLGIVYTQIEEYDLAAENFDKACGMNHQDACDSSKILKQWRQEVAEYEAYLARLAEQKAAINGLIASSGHDAAMNAALNDYGSTELAQYVASAAGSYSGFSTSNLYVLSYWFPGQAIGEAANRELASRGTGLEGQFGEGTNTAGAAEARYRAAYGSSPPSYSSPASSASSAPPMKSAAQISAETRDRYRWAHCTMSGSNRSAKVCQ, encoded by the coding sequence ATGGCCAACACACGCATTCTGTCAGGTAAAGCCTTCCTCGGCGGCCTCGCGGCGCTTGCCGTTCTCGCGCTGCAGCCAGCACATGCCCAGGGCGGCTTACCGCCGGGCGCGGAGAACTGGCCGGCCCAGTGTGAGGCGGGCGACATTGACGCCTGCATCAATCAGGGCATCCGCCTGCTGCAGGGCATCGAGACGCCGGTGGACCTTCCAGGCGCGGCGCGGTTTGCGTCAAAGGCCTGCCAGCTCGGCTCGCCCGATGATTGTCAGATTGCCTGGGAACTCTATAGCGGCGCCCATCCCGATTATGCCGGCGACACCGCCCGGATGGTGACAGTCGGCGCGGTTGCCTGCGACCGGGGACTGAGCACACCTTGCAGCGATGCGGCGCTGCGCTTGTTCACCGGCGATGGCGTACCGAAGAATGTGGAACTGGCCCTGCCGGTTTACGCCAAGGCCTGTGATCTGCAGGACGCACTGGCCTGCGCCATTCTGGCCACGGAATATCTGGATGGGGACCAGGGCACAGAGATCAATGCCGAGCAAGCGGTGATCTATGGCAAGAAAGGCTGCGCGCTGGGGCAGCCCGATTCCTGCCGCGTGGTAGAGGCAGCCTATATGCTGCCCGACTATTCGACCTTCGAGCCCAAGGCGGGCCTGGAATATGCCCTCGCCAATTGCACGGACGGCTCCAAGGAAAGCTGCGTCAACCTGGGCATCGTCTACACTCAGATCGAGGAATATGATCTGGCAGCGGAGAATTTCGACAAGGCCTGCGGGATGAACCATCAGGACGCTTGCGACAGCTCGAAAATCCTGAAGCAATGGCGCCAAGAGGTCGCCGAGTACGAAGCCTATCTGGCGCGGCTGGCCGAGCAGAAAGCCGCGATCAATGGCTTGATCGCCTCCAGCGGCCATGACGCCGCCATGAACGCTGCGCTGAACGATTACGGTTCCACGGAGCTGGCGCAATATGTGGCCAGTGCGGCGGGCAGTTATTCCGGCTTCTCGACCAGCAATCTCTATGTCCTCTCTTACTGGTTCCCCGGTCAGGCAATCGGGGAAGCAGCAAACCGTGAGCTCGCATCGCGCGGCACGGGCCTGGAAGGCCAGTTCGGGGAAGGCACCAATACGGCGGGCGCCGCCGAAGCGCGATATCGCGCCGCCTATGGCTCCAGCCCGCCGAGCTATTCCTCGCCTGCTTCCTCTGCCTCCAGCGCGCCGCCGATGAAAAGCGCAGCGCAGATCAGCGCCGAGACGCGTGACCGTTATCGCTGGGCCCATTGCACCATGAGCGGCAGCAATCGCAGCGCGAAAGTTTGCCAATAG